A stretch of DNA from Oculatellaceae cyanobacterium:
TACACTACAAGGTATGGATGTGTATTTCATACTCAATGAGGTAACCTTTGTCTGGAATGATGATAAAGCTCGGATTAATCCCCAAAATCATGACGGCGTAACTTTTCAGCAAGCAACAGAAGCCTTCTTTGATCCATTTCTTGTAGTAGTTGATGCCAGCCGTAATGATGAAGCACGAGATGCTGTTATTGGTTTAGACAAACGTTGGAATCTCTTATACGTCGTCTACATTGAGCGTGAGAAAGACATCATTCGGATCATTTCCGCTCGTAAAGCCACACGCAAGGAACGTGAATATTATGAAAGTTGAGGCATTGAAAAAGCGGTTAGATAAAAATCGTCCAATGACAACGATTACCATTCGTATTCCCGAAGATGTGATTGAAGACTTGAAGCGAATCGCACCACTGCTTGGTTTTTCGGGTTATCAGCCTTTAGCGCGTGCCTATATTGGACAAGGACTCCGCGCCGATATTGAGCGTTTAGAAGGGGATGCGGTCTCTGCGCTAATTG
This window harbors:
- a CDS encoding BrnT family toxin, giving the protein MYFILNEVTFVWNDDKARINPQNHDGVTFQQATEAFFDPFLVVVDASRNDEARDAVIGLDKRWNLLYVVYIEREKDIIRIISARKATRKEREYYES